The Juglans regia cultivar Chandler chromosome 2, Walnut 2.0, whole genome shotgun sequence genome includes a window with the following:
- the LOC108987156 gene encoding putative E3 ubiquitin-protein ligase UBR7: MSDAFEDEAEQTVSIQEYLKGVEEQELEADLVLGGDEGKECTYINGYMKRQAIFSCLTCTPDGNAGVCTACSLSCHDGHEIVELWTKRNFRCDCGNSKFGEFFCKLFPNKDIENAENSYNHNFRGSYCTCSRPYPDPDVEEQVEMIQCCICEDWFHEEHLGLESSDEVPRDEEGEPLYEDFICRACSTSFSFLGSYPQSIWAAGRQCDATVDTNKDKNVLEDTSSAGGSGKLKNDVDARNNPEVDHTKSDSEFACDGDGMSLGENSQNNVGSDQCVKTSSPLTTCVLGVNPENASPALENKPLFLSKSWRDVLCRCEKCLVIYTQKRIAFLLDKEDSIAEYEKMATLKRTEKLQEREGAELSLFNNLGHIEKMEILNGIADMKNEIHGFLESFDSTKPITAADVHQVFENLAKKRRRLD; this comes from the exons ATGTCTGATGCGTTTGAAGATGAAGCCGAGCAAACCGTTTCGATCCAGGAGTACCTCAAAGGCGTAGAGGAACAGGAGCTG GAAGCAGACCTGGTTTTGGGAGGAGATGAGGGCAAGGAATGCACTTATATTAATGGTTATATGAAGAGGCAGGCAATTTTTTCATGTCTAACTTGTACCCCAGATGGAAATGCCGGAGTTTGCACAGCCTGCTCCTTGTCTTGCCATGATGGCCATGAG ATTGTGGAGCTTTGGACCAAGAGAAACTTTAGGTGTGACTGTGGAAATTCAAAATTTGGGGAGTTCTTCTGCAAACTTTTCCCAAATAAAGACATTGAGAATGCCGAGAACTCGTATAATCATAACTTCAGAGGTTCATACTGCACATGCAGTAGGCCCTATCCTGATCCTGATGTTGAAGAGCAAGTAGAAATGATACAGTGCTGTATATGTGAGGACTGGTTTCACGAGGAGCATCTTGGTCTTGAATCTTCTGATGAG GTTCCAAGAGATGAGGAAGGTGAACCTCTGTACGAGGATTTCATATGTAGGGCCTGCTCAACCAGCTTTTCATTTCTGGGGTCATATCCTCAGTCCATCTGGGCGGCGGGCAGACAATGTGATGCCACCGTTGATACTAATAAGGATAAGAATGTGTTGGAAGATACATCGTCAGCTGGTGGATCTGGAAAACTAAAGAATGATGTTGATGCCCGTAATAATCCTGAAGTTGATCATACCAAATCGGATTCTGAGTTTGCATGTGATGGGGATGGTATGTCTCTTGGAGAAAATTCTCAGAATAATGTGGGTTCTGATCAATGTGTAAAAACTAGCAGTCCTTTGACTACTTGTGTTCTTGGAGTAAACCCGGAGAACGCATCCCCTGCTCTGGAGAATAAACCACTGTTTCTTTCCAAAAGCTGGCGTGATGTCCTCTGCAGATGTGAAAAATGCTTGGTTATTTACACCCAGAAGCGTATTGCTTTTCTGCTTGACAAGGAGGACTCTATTGCAGAGTATGAGAAAATGGCAACACTGAAGAGGACAGAAAAGTTACAGGAACGGGAGGGTGCTGAGCTAAGTTTATTCAACAATCTCGGTCATatagaaaaaatggagattCTAAATGGCATAGCTGATATGAAGAATGAGATCCATGGTTTCCTG GAGTCCTTCGACTCAACAAAGCCAATCACAGCCGCTGATGTACACCAGGTGTTTGAGAATCTAGCAAAGAAGCGCCGCCGCCTCGACTGA